A stretch of the Vibrio sp. SS-MA-C1-2 genome encodes the following:
- a CDS encoding DmsA/YnfE/YnfF family dimethyl sulfoxide reductase, with amino-acid sequence MTTNKTGSGVMNVTRRGFIKASSAVGGAAAIASSITLPFKSSNAIAEELKPSDEKVVWSACTVNCGSRCPLRMHVQDGEIKYVETDNTGSDVYGEETQVRACLRGRSMRRRVYNPDRLKYPMKRIGKRGEGKFKRISWEEAYDEVAGSMQRLIKEYGNDSIYLNYGTGTLGGTVTKSWPPKSTLIARLMNLCGGYLNHYGDYSTAQIAKGLSYTYGGWANNNSFSDLKNTKLNIQFGNNPAETRMSGGGLIHHYIESKNISNAKTIIIDPRYTDTAGGREDQWIPIRPSTDAALVAGLAYVMITEDLVDQPFLDKYCVGYDEKTLPATAPKNSDYKSYILGQGDDGIVKTPEWASKITGIPVDTIIKLAREMGTNKPCAIHQGWGLQRTANGELACRAIAMLSLLTGSVGVAGGSTGARESDINIPFVRFPTVPNPIKTSISMFLWTDAIYRHQEMTNLTDGVRGAERLKNPIKMIWNYAGNCLVNQHADINRTHEILQDEKACEMIVVIDNHMTSSAKYADIILPDLTTSEQDDWAMDGKAANAPYFIYAQKAIEPQFEAKGIYEMCSEIAKRMGVEKAFTEGRTQQQWIEHLYAETRKKDPSLPTFEAMKEIGIYKRQYDHDYIAYEDFRNNPDANPLNTPSGKIEIYSEQLAEIAKTWKLKEDEIIHPLPIYFDSFEGHNDPLAKKFPLQLTGFHYKARCHSTYGNVALLKAAARQEVWINPIDANERGIKNGDMVSIFNDRGEVHISAKVTPRILPRVVALGEGAWYSPDGQKIDHAGSINVLTTQRPSPLAKGNPQHTNLVDIQVVKKA; translated from the coding sequence ATGACGACAAACAAAACAGGATCTGGAGTAATGAATGTTACTCGTCGAGGGTTTATTAAAGCCTCATCTGCTGTTGGGGGTGCTGCTGCAATTGCGAGCAGTATCACCCTTCCTTTCAAATCATCAAATGCGATTGCAGAAGAACTAAAACCAAGTGATGAAAAAGTCGTTTGGAGTGCATGTACAGTCAATTGTGGTTCTCGTTGCCCACTCCGTATGCATGTTCAAGATGGCGAAATTAAGTATGTAGAAACCGATAATACAGGCAGTGATGTTTACGGTGAAGAGACTCAAGTTCGTGCTTGTCTCCGTGGCCGCTCGATGCGTCGTCGTGTCTATAACCCTGACCGTTTAAAGTATCCAATGAAGCGTATTGGTAAACGTGGAGAGGGTAAATTTAAGCGTATCTCTTGGGAAGAGGCGTACGATGAAGTTGCTGGCTCAATGCAGCGCTTAATTAAAGAGTACGGAAATGATTCCATTTACCTCAATTACGGCACCGGCACTTTAGGTGGAACGGTAACTAAATCATGGCCACCTAAGTCAACATTAATTGCTCGTTTAATGAACCTTTGTGGTGGTTACCTAAACCATTATGGTGATTACTCTACGGCACAAATTGCCAAAGGCTTAAGTTATACCTATGGGGGCTGGGCTAACAACAACTCATTTTCTGATCTTAAAAATACTAAGCTTAATATTCAATTTGGTAATAATCCTGCGGAAACACGTATGTCAGGTGGTGGCCTTATTCATCACTATATTGAGAGTAAAAATATCTCAAATGCGAAAACGATTATTATCGATCCTCGTTATACTGATACTGCTGGTGGCCGAGAAGATCAGTGGATCCCAATTCGTCCATCAACGGATGCAGCATTAGTTGCTGGTCTTGCTTATGTCATGATTACTGAAGATTTAGTTGATCAGCCTTTTCTTGATAAGTATTGCGTGGGCTATGATGAAAAAACATTACCAGCAACCGCGCCAAAAAATAGTGATTATAAGTCTTACATTTTAGGTCAAGGTGATGATGGTATCGTTAAAACACCTGAGTGGGCATCTAAAATAACTGGAATTCCTGTTGATACCATTATTAAACTTGCGCGTGAAATGGGAACGAATAAACCTTGTGCTATCCATCAAGGTTGGGGATTACAGCGTACTGCGAATGGTGAGCTTGCTTGTCGCGCTATCGCAATGCTTTCGTTGTTAACCGGTTCTGTGGGTGTAGCAGGTGGTTCAACAGGGGCTCGTGAAAGTGATATTAATATTCCTTTCGTGCGCTTCCCAACAGTACCAAACCCAATTAAAACCTCGATTTCGATGTTCTTATGGACAGATGCTATTTACCGTCATCAAGAGATGACTAATTTGACCGATGGTGTTCGTGGTGCTGAGCGACTGAAAAATCCGATCAAGATGATTTGGAATTATGCAGGTAACTGTCTTGTTAACCAGCATGCGGATATCAACCGAACTCATGAAATCCTTCAAGATGAGAAGGCGTGTGAGATGATTGTTGTGATTGATAATCACATGACTTCATCTGCTAAGTATGCCGATATTATCCTTCCTGATTTAACTACCTCTGAGCAGGATGATTGGGCGATGGATGGTAAAGCGGCTAATGCTCCTTATTTTATCTATGCACAAAAAGCGATCGAGCCTCAATTTGAAGCGAAAGGCATCTATGAGATGTGTAGTGAAATCGCTAAACGCATGGGAGTAGAAAAAGCGTTTACTGAAGGACGTACCCAGCAGCAATGGATTGAACACCTGTATGCTGAGACACGTAAAAAAGACCCTTCATTACCGACGTTTGAAGCGATGAAAGAGATAGGTATCTATAAGCGTCAATATGACCATGATTATATTGCTTATGAAGATTTCCGTAATAACCCTGATGCAAATCCATTAAATACGCCAAGTGGCAAAATTGAGATCTATTCTGAGCAGTTGGCTGAAATTGCAAAAACATGGAAGTTAAAAGAAGATGAAATTATCCATCCTCTACCAATTTACTTTGATTCATTTGAAGGACATAACGATCCATTAGCAAAGAAATTCCCACTACAGTTAACAGGTTTCCACTATAAAGCACGCTGCCACTCAACGTACGGTAATGTGGCATTGTTAAAAGCGGCTGCTCGTCAAGAAGTTTGGATTAATCCCATTGATGCGAATGAACGTGGGATTAAAAATGGCGATATGGTCAGTATTTTCAATGATCGTGGTGAAGTGCATATCTCAGCTAAAGTGACGCCTCGTATTCTGCCAAGAGTGGTTGCATTAGGAGAGGGCGCTTGGTATTCACCAGATGGTCAAAAGATCGATCATGCCGGTTCTATCAATGTATTAACCACGCAACGACCAAGTCCACTTGCTAAGGGTAACCCTCAGCATACAAATCTCGTAGATATTCAAGTAGTTAAGAAAGCATAA
- a CDS encoding molecular chaperone TorD family protein, which yields MIIDTAKLLGALFYQKCSKSELLEILSALASEGVVSKTISQSLIPLSEEELTTIFSELFEGMGEMVAPPWGSVYLDREKVLFGESTLSYRHFLQSNEMILDTNLREPEDQFGLMLLAYAYLLEQQKTGAAQALMEQHLLPWAPTYLDQLSHQTEHDFYHKLAIETKQWLNTLMKDQNLQVAHKRIYFDE from the coding sequence ATGATTATTGATACAGCAAAATTACTAGGTGCTCTTTTTTACCAGAAGTGTTCAAAATCAGAGCTACTTGAGATCCTATCTGCATTAGCGTCAGAAGGCGTTGTCAGTAAAACTATCTCCCAATCACTTATACCTCTAAGTGAAGAGGAGTTGACAACTATTTTTTCAGAATTATTTGAAGGAATGGGAGAAATGGTAGCGCCACCTTGGGGATCTGTGTATCTCGACCGTGAAAAGGTATTATTTGGGGAATCGACTCTCTCTTATCGTCACTTTTTACAAAGCAACGAGATGATTTTAGATACCAATTTACGTGAACCTGAAGATCAATTTGGCTTGATGCTATTAGCCTATGCTTATCTGCTTGAACAACAGAAAACCGGAGCTGCACAAGCCTTAATGGAACAACACCTCCTCCCTTGGGCACCAACCTATCTTGATCAACTTTCCCACCAAACAGAACATGATTTCTATCACAAACTTGCAATAGAAACAAAGCAATGGTTAAACACGTTAATGAAAGATCAAAATTTACAAGTTGCCCATAAGCGAATTTACTTTGATGAGTAG
- a CDS encoding DMSO/selenate family reductase complex B subunit, which translates to MKQYGFYIDSSKCTGCKTCQLACKDYRDLDVKRNYRRIYEYAGGGFIQDGDTWIQKDVFSYYLSIACNHCSNPACVKVCPSGAMHKRDEDGLVVVDEEVCIGCQHCSNACPYGAPQYNKQKGHMTKCDGCYQRVAEGKQPMCVESCPLRALEFGEIQDLREMYGTTADVAPLPSSSLTLPNIVIKLNKNSKPTGDTSGYLANPKEV; encoded by the coding sequence ATGAAACAATATGGCTTTTACATCGATTCAAGTAAATGCACAGGTTGTAAAACTTGCCAGCTTGCTTGTAAAGATTACCGTGATTTAGATGTTAAACGTAATTATCGTCGTATTTATGAATATGCGGGTGGCGGTTTTATTCAAGATGGTGATACGTGGATTCAAAAAGATGTTTTCTCTTATTATTTATCAATAGCTTGTAATCATTGCTCGAATCCAGCTTGTGTCAAAGTTTGTCCATCGGGTGCGATGCATAAGCGTGATGAAGATGGTTTGGTCGTGGTTGATGAAGAGGTGTGTATTGGCTGTCAGCATTGTAGTAATGCTTGTCCGTATGGCGCACCTCAATATAACAAACAGAAAGGTCACATGACCAAGTGTGATGGTTGTTATCAACGCGTCGCAGAGGGTAAACAACCGATGTGTGTTGAATCATGCCCATTACGTGCACTTGAGTTTGGTGAAATTCAAGATTTACGCGAGATGTATGGAACAACCGCGGATGTTGCACCATTGCCTTCATCAAGTTTAACGCTACCAAATATTGTGATTAAACTGAATAAAAATTCTAAGCCAACGGGTGATACCAGCGGTTATTTAGCGAATCCTAAGGAGGTCTAA